Proteins encoded within one genomic window of Nonomuraea gerenzanensis:
- the gltB gene encoding glutamate synthase large subunit, whose amino-acid sequence MPAAHLGFPEPQGLYHPANEHDACGVAMVADVAGRRGHGIVVKALTALCNLDHRGAKGSEPDTGDGAGILTQIPDGFYRAVVPFTLPEAGAYATGIAFLPFDAEARSVATRLIEEIAAEEGLTVLGWRETPVDRELPGPSARAVMPHFAQLFVSDPEGRTGLELDRLAFCLRKRAEHEADVYFPSLSSRTVVYKGMLTPDQVEPFFPDLSDERYETAIALVHSRFSTNTFPSWPLAHPYRYIAHNGEINTVKGNRNWMRAREAMLASAHIPGDISRLFPICDPDGSDTASFDEALELLHIGGRSLPHAVLMMIPEAWENHTEMDPARRAFYEFHSTMMEAWDGPASITFTDGTLAGAVLDRNGLRPGRFWVTADGLVVLASEAGVLDIKPEDVVRKGRLQPGRMFLIDTARGKIIEDDEIKAELAAELPYNDWLHAGLVRFEELPTRRREIPTHEALVKRQQTFGYTEEELRIILSPMAKSGQEPIGSMGTDTPVAVLSEKPRLLFDYFSQLFAQVTNPPLDAIREELVTSLASTIGPEGNLLDPGPSSCRQLVLPYPVIDNDELAKIIHINDEHDLPGFHPYVISGLYEVAGGGQALLRRLEEIRAEASKAIADGARILVLSDRGSSDALAPIPALLLTGAVHHHLIQEKTRTKIGLVIETGEARECHHMALLIGYGAGAINPYLAIETIEDLVDTGVLQLDKHKAVRNLIKAYGKGVIKVMSKMGVSTVASYTGSQIFEALGLSQEVIDSCFTGTTSRLGGVGFDVLAEEVAQRHRHAYPRVENAHRKLQVGGEYQWRREGEPHLFNPETVFKLQHATRTRRYEIFKEYTDLVDSQSERLMTLRGLFKLRKGNPIPIEEVEPVSEIVKRFSTGAMSYGSISMEAHETLAIAMNRLGGKSNTGEGGEDPERLYDPARRSAIKQVASGRFGVTSEYLVNADDLQIKMAQGAKPGEGGQLPGHKVYPWVAKTRHSTPGVGLISPPPHHDIYSIEDLAQLIHDLKNSNPEARVHVKLVAEVGVGTVAAGVSKAHADVVLISGHDGGTGASPLTSLKHAGAPWELGLAETQQTLLLNDLRDRIVVQVDGQLKTGRDVVIAALLGAEEYGFATAPLVVSGCVMMRVCHLDTCPVGVATQNPELRKRFTGKPEFVVNFFEFIAEEIREYLAELGFRSLDEAIGHVEMLDMTAAENHWKASGLDLSPILHQPELPAGTPLRRTVEQDHGLQHALDNTLIQLAEGAINDGTPVTLELPIRNVNRTVGTMLGYQVTRRHGGKGLPDNTIDISFTGSAGNSFGAFLPRGITLRLTGDANDYLGKGLSGGRITVRPHDEAPLDGHIIAGNVALYGATSGEVFVRGVVGERFCVRNSGATAVVEGVGDHGCEYMTGGKVVVLGQTGRNFAAGMSGGIAYLLDLKPERVNREMVAIEALTEQDAEFLKETVEKHFAETGSPVAKALLADWDAALTRFGKIMPTDYKRVLEAAEAARIEGRDIDEAVMAAAVKG is encoded by the coding sequence ATGCCTGCTGCCCACCTCGGGTTCCCCGAGCCCCAGGGCCTGTACCACCCCGCCAACGAGCACGATGCCTGCGGTGTCGCCATGGTTGCCGACGTCGCCGGGCGCCGTGGTCACGGCATCGTGGTCAAGGCGCTGACGGCGCTGTGCAATCTTGATCATCGGGGGGCCAAGGGTAGCGAGCCGGACACCGGCGACGGAGCCGGGATCCTGACGCAGATCCCCGATGGGTTCTACCGGGCGGTCGTGCCGTTCACGCTGCCCGAGGCCGGTGCGTACGCCACCGGCATCGCCTTCCTGCCGTTCGACGCCGAGGCCAGGAGCGTCGCGACGCGCCTGATCGAGGAGATCGCGGCCGAGGAGGGCCTGACCGTGCTCGGCTGGCGCGAGACGCCGGTCGACCGGGAGCTGCCGGGGCCGAGCGCCCGGGCGGTCATGCCGCACTTCGCCCAGCTCTTCGTGTCCGACCCCGAGGGGCGCACGGGGCTGGAGCTGGACCGGCTCGCGTTCTGCCTGCGCAAGCGGGCCGAGCACGAGGCCGACGTGTACTTCCCGTCGCTGTCGTCGCGGACGGTCGTCTACAAGGGCATGCTCACGCCCGACCAGGTCGAGCCGTTCTTCCCCGACCTGAGCGACGAGCGTTACGAGACCGCGATCGCGCTGGTGCACTCGCGCTTCTCCACCAACACCTTCCCGAGCTGGCCGCTGGCCCACCCGTACCGTTACATCGCCCACAACGGCGAGATCAACACGGTCAAGGGCAACCGCAACTGGATGCGGGCTCGCGAGGCGATGCTGGCCTCCGCCCACATTCCGGGCGATATTTCGCGACTTTTCCCCATCTGTGACCCGGATGGCAGCGACACCGCCAGCTTCGACGAGGCCCTCGAGCTGCTGCACATCGGCGGCCGGAGCCTGCCGCACGCCGTCCTGATGATGATCCCCGAGGCGTGGGAGAACCACACCGAGATGGACCCGGCGCGCCGGGCCTTCTACGAGTTCCACTCCACGATGATGGAGGCCTGGGACGGCCCCGCCTCGATCACCTTCACCGACGGCACCCTGGCCGGCGCCGTGCTCGACCGCAACGGCCTGCGCCCAGGACGCTTCTGGGTGACCGCCGACGGCCTGGTCGTGCTCGCCTCCGAGGCCGGCGTGCTGGACATCAAGCCCGAGGACGTGGTCCGCAAGGGCCGCCTGCAGCCGGGCCGGATGTTCCTCATCGACACCGCCCGCGGCAAGATCATCGAGGACGACGAGATCAAGGCCGAGCTCGCCGCCGAGCTGCCGTACAACGACTGGCTGCACGCCGGGCTCGTCCGCTTCGAGGAGCTCCCCACCCGCCGCCGCGAGATCCCCACCCACGAGGCGCTCGTCAAGCGGCAGCAGACCTTCGGCTACACCGAGGAAGAGCTGCGCATCATCCTGTCGCCGATGGCCAAGAGCGGCCAGGAGCCGATCGGCTCGATGGGCACCGACACGCCTGTCGCCGTGCTGAGCGAGAAGCCGCGCCTGCTGTTCGACTACTTCTCGCAGCTGTTCGCGCAGGTCACCAACCCGCCGCTGGACGCCATCCGCGAGGAGCTGGTCACCTCGCTGGCCAGCACGATCGGGCCGGAGGGCAACCTGCTGGACCCGGGGCCCAGCTCCTGCCGCCAGCTCGTGCTGCCGTACCCGGTGATCGACAACGACGAGCTCGCCAAGATCATCCACATCAACGACGAGCACGACCTGCCGGGCTTCCACCCGTACGTCATCAGCGGCCTGTACGAGGTCGCCGGCGGCGGCCAGGCGCTGCTGCGGCGGCTGGAGGAGATCAGGGCCGAGGCGTCCAAGGCGATCGCCGACGGCGCGCGCATCCTCGTGCTGTCCGACCGCGGCTCCTCCGACGCGCTCGCCCCGATCCCGGCGCTGCTGCTCACCGGCGCGGTGCACCACCACCTGATCCAGGAGAAGACCCGCACCAAGATCGGCCTGGTCATCGAGACGGGCGAGGCGCGCGAGTGCCACCACATGGCGCTGCTGATCGGCTACGGCGCCGGCGCGATCAACCCGTACCTCGCGATCGAGACGATCGAGGACCTGGTCGACACGGGCGTGCTGCAGCTCGACAAGCACAAGGCCGTCCGCAACCTGATCAAGGCCTACGGCAAGGGCGTCATCAAGGTCATGTCCAAGATGGGCGTGTCCACGGTGGCCTCCTACACCGGCTCGCAGATCTTCGAGGCGCTCGGCCTGAGCCAGGAGGTCATCGACTCCTGCTTCACCGGCACCACCTCCCGCCTCGGCGGCGTCGGCTTCGACGTGCTGGCCGAGGAGGTCGCGCAGCGGCACCGCCACGCCTACCCGCGCGTGGAGAACGCCCACCGCAAGCTCCAGGTCGGCGGGGAGTACCAGTGGCGGCGCGAGGGCGAGCCGCACCTGTTCAACCCCGAGACCGTCTTCAAGCTGCAGCACGCCACCAGGACCCGCCGCTACGAGATCTTCAAGGAGTACACCGACCTGGTGGACTCCCAGTCGGAGCGGCTGATGACCCTGCGTGGCCTGTTCAAGCTGCGCAAGGGCAACCCGATCCCCATCGAGGAGGTCGAGCCCGTCTCGGAGATCGTCAAGCGGTTCTCCACGGGCGCGATGTCGTACGGCTCCATCTCGATGGAGGCGCACGAGACGCTCGCCATCGCGATGAACCGGCTCGGCGGCAAGTCCAACACCGGCGAGGGCGGCGAGGACCCCGAGCGCCTGTACGACCCGGCCCGCCGGTCGGCGATCAAGCAGGTGGCCTCGGGCCGGTTCGGCGTCACCTCCGAGTACCTGGTCAACGCCGACGACCTGCAGATCAAGATGGCCCAGGGCGCCAAGCCCGGCGAGGGCGGCCAGCTGCCCGGCCACAAGGTCTACCCGTGGGTCGCCAAGACCCGGCACTCCACGCCCGGCGTCGGCCTCATCTCGCCGCCGCCGCACCACGACATCTACTCGATCGAGGACCTGGCCCAGCTCATCCACGACCTGAAGAACTCCAACCCGGAGGCCAGGGTCCACGTGAAGCTGGTCGCCGAGGTCGGTGTCGGCACGGTCGCGGCCGGGGTGTCCAAGGCGCACGCCGACGTGGTGCTCATCTCCGGGCACGACGGCGGCACCGGCGCCTCGCCGCTGACGTCGCTCAAGCACGCGGGCGCCCCGTGGGAGCTCGGCCTGGCCGAGACCCAGCAGACGCTGCTGCTGAACGACCTGCGCGACCGCATCGTGGTGCAGGTGGACGGTCAGCTCAAGACCGGCCGCGACGTGGTCATCGCCGCGCTGCTGGGCGCCGAGGAGTACGGCTTCGCCACCGCTCCGCTGGTCGTCTCCGGCTGCGTGATGATGCGCGTCTGCCACCTCGACACCTGCCCGGTGGGCGTGGCCACGCAGAACCCCGAGCTGCGCAAGCGCTTCACCGGTAAGCCCGAGTTCGTGGTGAACTTCTTCGAGTTCATCGCCGAGGAGATCCGCGAGTACCTCGCCGAGCTGGGCTTCCGCTCGCTCGACGAGGCGATCGGGCACGTCGAGATGCTCGACATGACCGCGGCGGAGAACCACTGGAAGGCCAGCGGCCTCGACCTGTCGCCGATCCTGCACCAGCCGGAGCTGCCCGCGGGCACCCCGCTGCGCCGCACGGTGGAGCAGGACCACGGGCTGCAGCACGCGCTCGACAACACGCTCATCCAGCTCGCCGAGGGCGCCATCAACGACGGCACCCCGGTCACGCTGGAGCTGCCCATCCGCAACGTGAACCGCACGGTCGGCACCATGCTCGGCTACCAGGTCACCCGGCGGCACGGCGGCAAGGGCCTGCCCGACAACACGATCGACATCTCGTTCACCGGCTCGGCGGGCAACTCGTTCGGCGCGTTCCTGCCGCGCGGGATCACGCTGCGGCTGACCGGCGACGCCAACGACTACCTCGGCAAGGGCCTGTCCGGCGGGCGGATCACCGTCCGGCCGCACGACGAGGCCCCGCTCGACGGCCACATCATCGCCGGCAACGTCGCCCTGTACGGGGCCACGTCAGGCGAGGTGTTCGTCCGGGGTGTCGTGGGCGAGCGGTTCTGCGTGCGCAACTCCGGCGCCACGGCGGTCGTGGAGGGCGTGGGCGACCACGGCTGCGAATACATGACCGGCGGCAAGGTCGTGGTGCTCGGACAGACCGGGCGCAACTTCGCGGCCGGCATGTCGGGCGGCATCGCGTACCTGCTGGATCTCAAGCCCGAGCGGGTCAACCGCGAGATGGTCGCCATCGAGGCGCTCACCGAGCAGGACGCCGAGTTCCTCAAGGAGACCGTCGAGAAGCACTTCGCGGAGACCGGCTCGCCGGTCGCCAAGGCGCTGCTGGCCGACTGGGACGCGGCGCTCACCAGGTTCGGCAAGATCATGCCGACCGACTACAAGAGGGTGCTGGAGGCCGCCGAGGCCGCCCGCATCGAGGGCCGGGACATCGACGAGGCCGTCATGGCGGCCGCGGTTAAGGGATAA
- a CDS encoding aldo/keto reductase: MTTLDTYRLLGRSGLRVSPLALGTMTFGTDWGWGADQDESRRIFDAYAERGGNFIDTANQYTDGTSEALVGEFAAGRREQLVLATKYSASRRPGDPNAGGNHRKSLVQSVEASLRRLRTDYIDLLYLHAWDFTTPVEEILRGLDDLVRAGKVLYTGISDTPAWQVSRMQAIADLRGWSPLIALQIEYSLIERTGERDLIPMARELGLGVIPWSPLGSGVLTGKYTRADLAHEISADPAGTRKNVAAANGSLTERSLGIADVVKGVAEELGTTPSQVALAWALLEPGVTAPVVGARTLAQLEDNLGALDVRLSDDQRARLAEASRVDLGFPHEFLRRPMPRSVIMGGVTLEHTR; encoded by the coding sequence ATGACCACTCTCGACACCTACCGCCTGCTGGGCCGTTCCGGGCTGCGGGTCTCGCCGCTGGCGCTGGGCACGATGACGTTCGGGACCGACTGGGGCTGGGGCGCGGACCAGGACGAGTCACGCCGCATCTTCGACGCCTACGCCGAGCGCGGCGGCAACTTCATCGACACCGCCAACCAGTACACCGACGGCACGTCCGAGGCCCTGGTGGGCGAGTTCGCGGCGGGGCGGCGCGAGCAGCTCGTGCTGGCCACCAAGTACAGCGCGAGCAGGCGCCCCGGGGACCCGAACGCAGGCGGCAATCACCGCAAGAGCCTGGTGCAGTCGGTGGAGGCCAGCCTGCGCCGCCTGCGCACCGACTACATCGACCTGCTCTACCTGCACGCCTGGGACTTCACCACGCCCGTGGAGGAGATCCTGCGCGGCCTGGACGACCTCGTCAGGGCCGGCAAGGTGCTCTACACCGGCATCTCCGACACGCCCGCCTGGCAGGTGTCCCGCATGCAGGCCATCGCCGACCTGCGGGGCTGGTCGCCGCTGATCGCCCTGCAGATCGAGTACAGCCTGATCGAGCGGACGGGGGAGCGCGACCTGATCCCGATGGCGCGGGAGCTGGGGCTCGGCGTGATCCCGTGGTCGCCGCTGGGCAGCGGCGTGCTCACCGGCAAGTACACCCGTGCGGACCTGGCCCACGAGATCTCCGCCGATCCGGCGGGCACGCGCAAGAACGTGGCGGCGGCCAACGGCTCGCTCACCGAGCGCTCGCTCGGCATCGCCGACGTCGTCAAGGGCGTGGCCGAGGAGCTGGGCACCACGCCGTCGCAGGTGGCGCTGGCCTGGGCGCTGCTGGAGCCGGGTGTCACGGCGCCCGTCGTCGGAGCCCGCACGCTCGCCCAGCTGGAGGACAACCTGGGCGCGCTGGACGTGCGGCTCAGCGACGACCAGCGCGCCAGGCTGGCCGAGGCCAGCCGGGTGGACCTGGGGTTCCCGCACGAGTTCCTGAGGCGGCCGATGCCGCGCAGCGTGATCATGGGCGGGGTCACGCTCGAACACACCCGCTGA
- a CDS encoding glutamate synthase subunit beta has translation MADPKGFLTHDRELPARRPVDVRISDWREVYQDFSQEKLTKQAARCMDCGIPFCHNGCPLGNLIPEWNDLVYRTDWREAIERLHATNNFPEFTGRLCPAPCEAACVLGINSDPVAIKRVEVEIIDRAFAEGWVAPQPPAVRTGKKVAVVGSGPAGLAAAQQLTRAGHDVVVFERADRIGGLLRYGIPEFKMEKRHIERRLEQMRAEGTEFRTGVNVGVDITAAELREQFDAVVLSGGATQWRDLPVTGRELKGVYQAMEYLPLSNKVQEGDYAVSPISAEGKHVVVIGGGDTGADCIGTAIRQGAKSVTQLEIMPQPPRSRPGSQPWPTFPILFKMESAHEELADGGGQRVYAVSTTEFVGDADGNVRALRLVEVEGPQNGFKPIPGTEREIPAELVTLSMGFVGPEKGSLLQDLAEVAGDGFYDARGNVARDKTYMSKVDGVFVAGDMGRGQSLIVWAIAEGRAAASGVDRFLTGDTALPYPILPTARPLV, from the coding sequence ATGGCTGACCCGAAGGGTTTTCTCACGCACGACAGGGAGCTGCCGGCGCGCCGCCCCGTGGACGTCCGCATCAGCGACTGGCGCGAGGTCTACCAGGACTTCTCGCAGGAGAAGCTGACCAAGCAGGCGGCCCGCTGCATGGACTGCGGCATCCCGTTCTGCCACAACGGCTGCCCGCTCGGGAACCTCATCCCCGAGTGGAACGACCTGGTCTACCGCACCGACTGGCGCGAGGCGATCGAGCGGCTGCACGCCACCAACAACTTCCCGGAGTTCACCGGCAGGCTCTGCCCGGCTCCGTGTGAGGCGGCGTGCGTGCTCGGCATCAACTCCGACCCGGTGGCGATCAAGCGGGTCGAGGTCGAGATCATCGACCGCGCGTTCGCCGAGGGCTGGGTGGCCCCGCAGCCGCCGGCCGTCAGGACCGGCAAGAAGGTCGCGGTCGTCGGCTCGGGCCCGGCGGGGCTCGCCGCCGCCCAGCAGCTCACCCGCGCCGGGCACGACGTGGTCGTGTTCGAGCGGGCCGACCGCATCGGCGGGCTGCTGCGCTACGGCATCCCCGAGTTCAAGATGGAGAAGCGGCACATCGAGCGCCGCCTGGAGCAGATGCGGGCCGAGGGCACCGAGTTCCGCACCGGCGTGAACGTCGGGGTCGACATCACGGCCGCCGAGCTGCGCGAGCAGTTCGACGCCGTGGTGCTGTCCGGCGGCGCCACCCAGTGGCGCGACCTGCCGGTGACCGGGCGCGAGCTCAAGGGCGTCTACCAGGCGATGGAGTACCTGCCGCTGTCCAACAAGGTCCAGGAGGGCGACTACGCGGTCTCGCCCATCTCGGCCGAGGGCAAGCACGTCGTCGTCATCGGCGGCGGCGACACCGGCGCCGACTGCATCGGCACCGCGATCCGGCAGGGCGCCAAGTCCGTCACCCAGCTGGAGATCATGCCGCAGCCGCCCAGGTCCAGGCCCGGCAGCCAGCCGTGGCCGACGTTCCCCATCCTGTTCAAGATGGAGAGCGCGCACGAGGAGCTGGCGGACGGCGGCGGGCAGCGCGTGTACGCCGTGTCCACCACCGAGTTCGTCGGCGACGCCGACGGCAACGTGCGGGCGCTGCGGCTGGTCGAGGTCGAGGGGCCGCAGAACGGCTTCAAGCCGATCCCGGGCACCGAGCGCGAGATCCCGGCCGAGCTGGTGACGCTGTCCATGGGCTTCGTCGGGCCGGAGAAGGGCTCGCTGCTGCAGGACCTGGCGGAGGTCGCCGGTGACGGCTTCTACGACGCCAGGGGGAACGTGGCGCGCGACAAGACGTACATGTCCAAGGTGGACGGCGTCTTCGTGGCGGGTGACATGGGGCGCGGGCAGTCGCTGATCGTGTGGGCCATCGCCGAGGGACGCGCCGCCGCCTCCGGCGTCGACCGCTTCCTCACCGGCGACACCGCCCTGCCTTATCCGATTCTGCCCACCGCACGTCCGCTCGTCTGA
- a CDS encoding bis-aminopropyl spermidine synthase family protein: MERDGVERLLIEAGADSRRLRHALSLVCDGQWWTLPDLVRDTATSRRTIEALLRELRLERDGDRFRVPLADTPAYQDLIAVAPPPEDPVAHLLPHYTPVLDRLTTLIAKAPRARHVLDHVSATPETVLRRALLLGARFWLPGSRLLCVGDHDLTSLAVKLVHPATDVTVVDVDDRILAYIDEQRLGVRTRWADLRLGLPSSAKDHDLALTDPPYTPEGTGLFVARAVEGLKDGGRVLLAYGASERTPLLAFKVQQELSELNLAYEAIYPDFNRYFGAEAIGSAADLYVLRPTSKTRPAVQSRLSRVTTAIYTQGPQAVESAARALDATSATSASEAVQAPPASHVAEATPDPSADQAPAATGATEAGALAGFEADLLVGDWPKSFTQPRVKLSTWLAKPYAAAPTRVAVAVPPGLEAALPRLLLASRAAHLRLVGPGLPSRLPAALSAVYTLAEAGEGVLDAVRLPQPEAEVDTVLRRILDNGHAKLANTWREALIALARAQGTTLTKNEARVLIREAADWSDDLTPLEAPLHRLSALREAVATTVKALTSTTP, translated from the coding sequence ATGGAGCGTGACGGGGTGGAGCGCCTGCTCATCGAGGCGGGGGCCGACAGCAGGCGGCTCAGGCACGCCCTGAGCCTGGTGTGCGACGGTCAGTGGTGGACCCTTCCGGATCTGGTCAGGGATACGGCCACGTCCCGGCGCACCATCGAGGCGCTGCTGCGCGAGCTGAGGCTGGAGCGCGACGGCGACCGTTTCCGCGTGCCCCTCGCCGACACGCCCGCCTACCAGGACCTCATCGCCGTCGCCCCGCCCCCCGAGGACCCGGTGGCCCACCTCCTGCCCCACTACACCCCCGTCCTCGACCGCCTCACCACCCTCATCGCCAAGGCCCCGCGCGCCCGCCACGTGCTCGACCACGTCTCCGCCACCCCCGAGACCGTCCTGCGCCGGGCCCTGCTGCTCGGGGCCCGCTTCTGGCTGCCGGGCTCGCGCCTGCTGTGCGTGGGCGACCACGACCTCACCTCGCTGGCGGTCAAGCTCGTCCATCCCGCGACGGACGTCACCGTGGTAGACGTGGACGACCGCATCCTGGCCTACATCGACGAGCAGCGCCTGGGCGTCCGCACCCGGTGGGCCGACCTGCGCCTCGGCCTGCCCTCCTCCGCCAAAGATCACGACCTCGCGCTCACCGATCCGCCGTACACGCCGGAGGGCACCGGCCTGTTCGTGGCGCGCGCCGTCGAAGGGCTCAAGGATGGGGGGCGGGTGCTGCTGGCTTACGGGGCCAGCGAGCGGACGCCGTTGCTGGCCTTCAAGGTGCAGCAGGAGTTGTCGGAGCTCAACCTTGCCTATGAGGCGATCTATCCCGATTTCAATCGGTATTTCGGGGCGGAGGCCATCGGGTCCGCTGCTGATCTCTACGTTCTTAGGCCCACCAGCAAGACCCGGCCGGCTGTGCAGTCGCGGCTGAGCCGGGTGACGACCGCGATCTACACGCAGGGGCCGCAGGCGGTGGAGAGCGCCGCGCGTGCGCTGGACGCCACGTCGGCGACTTCAGCGTCCGAAGCCGTGCAGGCTCCTCCAGCGTCACATGTCGCAGAAGCGACGCCGGACCCCAGCGCGGATCAGGCGCCGGCGGCCACGGGCGCGACGGAGGCGGGGGCGCTGGCGGGGTTCGAGGCCGACCTCCTGGTGGGCGACTGGCCCAAGTCCTTCACCCAGCCCCGCGTCAAGCTCTCCACCTGGCTCGCCAAGCCCTACGCCGCCGCACCCACCCGGGTGGCGGTGGCCGTCCCGCCCGGCCTGGAAGCCGCACTCCCCCGCCTCCTGCTGGCCTCCCGCGCCGCTCACCTGCGCCTCGTCGGCCCAGGCCTCCCGTCCCGCCTGCCCGCCGCCCTCTCCGCCGTGTACACGCTGGCGGAGGCGGGCGAGGGCGTCCTGGACGCCGTACGGCTGCCGCAGCCCGAGGCCGAGGTGGACACGGTCCTGCGCAGAATCCTGGACAACGGCCACGCCAAGCTGGCCAACACCTGGCGCGAGGCCCTCATCGCGCTCGCCAGGGCGCAGGGCACGACGCTGACCAAGAACGAGGCCCGCGTTCTGATCCGCGAGGCCGCCGACTGGTCCGACGACCTGACCCCGCTGGAAGCACCCCTCCACCGCCTCTCCGCCCTCCGGGAGGCGGTCGCCACCACGGTCAAGGCCCTGACGAGCACAACACCCTGA
- a CDS encoding helix-turn-helix transcriptional regulator, with product MSTVDQTRELAAFLRTRRERLRPGDVELPARRAHRRTPGLRREEVAELAGVSVDYVTRLEQGRGLRPSPEVLEALAGALRLSEDERRYLFDLAQQRPASRPEREGPADDEAGPLSRLVLDLSPLPAMVVNHRFDIIAWNPEMAGLMLDFGTLPPRQRNSLWLCMLHPGLGDFFRDRERTIREGIADLRASWAAHPDDKGLADLVEELTSGNEEFARLWAMRDVRVNARGRKRLRHAAEGPLTVEYEVLAPLQAPGQRLVIYRAADPDSQRVLDAIARACAA from the coding sequence ATGAGCACCGTCGACCAGACCCGCGAGCTCGCCGCTTTCCTGCGGACGCGCCGCGAGCGCCTGCGTCCCGGCGACGTCGAGCTGCCTGCGCGCCGCGCCCACCGCCGCACGCCGGGGCTGCGCAGGGAGGAGGTCGCGGAGCTGGCCGGCGTGAGCGTCGACTACGTGACCCGCCTGGAGCAGGGCCGCGGCCTGCGCCCCTCCCCCGAGGTGCTGGAGGCGCTGGCAGGCGCGCTGAGGCTGAGCGAGGACGAGCGGCGCTACCTGTTCGACCTGGCCCAGCAGCGACCGGCCAGCAGGCCCGAGCGCGAGGGCCCCGCCGACGACGAGGCAGGCCCGCTGTCCCGGCTGGTCCTGGACCTGTCGCCGCTGCCCGCCATGGTGGTCAACCACCGCTTCGACATCATCGCCTGGAACCCCGAGATGGCCGGGCTCATGCTCGACTTCGGCACGCTGCCGCCGAGGCAGCGCAACAGCCTGTGGTTGTGCATGCTCCACCCCGGCCTCGGCGACTTCTTCCGCGACAGGGAGCGCACGATCCGGGAGGGCATCGCCGACCTGCGGGCCTCCTGGGCCGCTCATCCCGACGACAAGGGCCTGGCGGACCTGGTGGAGGAGCTGACCTCGGGCAACGAGGAGTTCGCCCGGCTGTGGGCGATGCGCGACGTGCGGGTCAACGCCAGAGGGCGGAAGCGGCTGCGGCACGCCGCGGAAGGGCCGCTGACGGTGGAGTACGAGGTGCTGGCTCCGCTGCAGGCGCCCGGTCAGCGGCTGGTGATCTACCGGGCCGCGGACCCGGACTCCCAGCGGGTGCTCGACGCGATCGCACGCGCCTGTGCGGCCTGA